Proteins co-encoded in one Holophagales bacterium genomic window:
- the tuf gene encoding elongation factor Tu codes for MAKEKFARTKPHVNVGTIGHIDHGKTTLTAAITKVLSTKGFATAKAYDDVAKADAKTFRRDATKILTVALAHVEYETEKRHYAHIDCPGHADYIKNMITGAAQMDGAILVVEAPKGPMPQTKEHVLLAKQVNVPAMVVFLNKCDLMEDPELLDLVELEVRDLLNKYEFPGDTIPVIRGAAIKALNDPSGPDAQCIWDLAKALDDNIPDPVRETDKPFLMPIEDVFSISGRGTVVTGRVERGIVKVGEEIEIVGFKDTVKKVVTGVEMFKKLLDQGQAGDNIGVLLRGVERTDVERGQVLCKPGTIKPHTKFMGKIYVLSKEEGGRHTPFFNNYRPQFFIRTTDVTGSAKLPEGVEMVMPGDNVELEITLIAPIAIEKGLKFAIREGGRTVGAGTVTEILA; via the coding sequence ATGGCCAAGGAGAAATTCGCGCGCACGAAGCCCCACGTGAACGTCGGGACCATCGGGCACATCGACCACGGCAAGACGACGCTCACCGCCGCGATCACGAAGGTCCTCTCGACGAAGGGCTTTGCGACCGCCAAGGCGTACGACGACGTGGCCAAGGCCGACGCCAAGACCTTCCGTCGCGACGCGACGAAGATCCTCACCGTCGCCCTCGCGCACGTCGAGTACGAGACCGAGAAGCGCCACTACGCCCACATCGACTGCCCGGGCCACGCCGACTACATCAAGAACATGATCACCGGCGCGGCGCAGATGGACGGCGCGATTCTCGTCGTCGAGGCCCCGAAGGGCCCGATGCCGCAGACCAAGGAGCACGTCCTCCTCGCCAAGCAGGTCAACGTCCCGGCGATGGTCGTCTTCCTCAACAAGTGCGACCTGATGGAGGACCCCGAGCTCCTCGACCTCGTCGAGCTCGAGGTGCGCGACCTCCTCAACAAGTACGAGTTCCCCGGCGACACGATTCCGGTCATCCGCGGGGCGGCCATCAAGGCGCTCAACGACCCGTCCGGTCCGGACGCCCAGTGCATCTGGGACCTGGCGAAGGCCCTCGACGACAACATCCCGGACCCGGTCCGTGAGACCGACAAGCCGTTCCTCATGCCGATCGAGGACGTCTTCTCCATCTCCGGCCGCGGCACGGTCGTCACCGGCCGTGTCGAGCGCGGCATCGTCAAGGTCGGCGAGGAGATCGAGATCGTCGGCTTCAAGGACACGGTCAAGAAGGTCGTCACCGGCGTCGAGATGTTCAAGAAGCTCCTCGACCAGGGACAGGCCGGCGACAACATCGGCGTCCTCCTCCGGGGCGTCGAGCGCACCGACGTCGAGCGCGGCCAGGTGCTCTGCAAGCCCGGCACGATCAAGCCCCACACGAAGTTCATGGGCAAGATCTACGTCCTTTCCAAGGAAGAGGGCGGCCGCCACACGCCGTTCTTCAACAACTACCGTCCGCAGTTCTTCATCCGCACGACGGACGTCACCGGCTCGGCCAAGCTCCCCGAGGGCGTGGAGATGGTCATGCCGGGCGACAACGTCGAGCTGGAGATCACCCTGATCGCCCCGATCGCCATCGAAAAGGGGCTCAAGTTCGCAATCCGCGAGGGCGGCCGTACCGTTGGTGCGGGCACCGTCACGGAGATCCTTGCCTAA
- the rpmC gene encoding 50S ribosomal protein L29: MKGWSADERTVKLREWTQALFNLRLQKATGQLENPMKIRQLRRDIARLKTAERQAR; this comes from the coding sequence ATGAAGGGCTGGTCCGCCGACGAGCGCACCGTCAAGCTCCGCGAGTGGACGCAGGCGCTCTTCAACCTCCGCCTCCAGAAGGCCACCGGCCAGCTGGAGAACCCGATGAAGATCCGCCAGCTGCGCCGGGACATCGCGCGGCTGAAGACGGCCGAGAGGCAGGCCCGATGA
- the rplW gene encoding 50S ribosomal protein L23: MKTAQSILLKPIITEKSTTLRETQNVLTFKVAGDANKIEIRRAVEVLFSVKVDSVRVLKTTSKIKKVGRSIGRTSEGRKAYVKLKAGEKLPPIFEGV; encoded by the coding sequence ATGAAGACCGCCCAGTCGATTCTCCTGAAGCCCATCATCACCGAGAAGTCGACCACCTTGCGCGAGACGCAGAACGTCCTCACGTTCAAGGTGGCCGGCGACGCGAACAAGATCGAGATCCGGCGCGCCGTCGAGGTCCTCTTCAGCGTCAAGGTCGACTCCGTCCGCGTCCTGAAGACGACGTCGAAGATCAAGAAGGTCGGGCGTTCCATCGGCCGGACGAGCGAAGGGCGGAAGGCCTACGTGAAGCTGAAGGCGGGCGAGAAGCTGCCGCCGATCTTCGAGGGGGTCTGA
- the rpsS gene encoding 30S ribosomal protein S19 yields the protein MSRSTKKGPFVDGHLLEKIVALNSAGDKRVVKTWSRRSTIMPEMVGHTLAVHNGKKFIPVYVSENMVGHKLGEFSPTRTFKGHSGRKVEKGASPAPAAK from the coding sequence ATGTCGCGTTCGACAAAGAAAGGCCCCTTCGTGGACGGGCACCTCCTGGAGAAGATCGTCGCCCTCAACTCGGCTGGGGACAAGCGCGTGGTGAAGACCTGGTCGCGCCGTTCGACGATCATGCCCGAGATGGTCGGTCACACGCTCGCGGTCCACAACGGGAAGAAGTTCATTCCCGTCTACGTCTCCGAGAACATGGTCGGTCACAAGCTCGGCGAGTTCTCTCCCACCCGGACCTTCAAGGGCCACTCGGGCCGGAAGGTCGAGAAGGGGGCTTCGCCCGCCCCGGCGGCGAAGTAA
- the rplB gene encoding 50S ribosomal protein L2: MPVRSYKPTSPGLRQRTTSDFAEITRSAPEKSLTRGKMKTGGRNNLGQLTSWWRGGGHKRRYRVIDFKRDKTGIPGKVASVEYDPNRSARIALIHYADGEKRYIIAPNGLEIGQTVVAGPTADILTGNSLPLKSIPLGTVVHNVELTPGKGGQMVRSAGAGAQVMAKEGEHCLLRMPSGELRKVRIGCYATIGQVGNLEHENISIGKAGRNRWLGWKPHNRGVAMNPVDHPMGGGEGKTSGGRHPCSPWGWKTKGSKTRNNKRTDNMIVKRRKK, encoded by the coding sequence ATGCCGGTTCGCTCTTACAAGCCCACGTCCCCCGGTCTCCGGCAGCGGACGACCAGCGACTTCGCGGAGATCACGCGGAGCGCCCCCGAGAAGAGCCTCACGCGCGGGAAGATGAAGACGGGCGGCCGGAACAACCTCGGCCAGCTCACTTCCTGGTGGCGTGGTGGCGGCCACAAGCGCCGCTACCGGGTCATCGACTTCAAGCGCGACAAGACCGGCATTCCCGGCAAGGTCGCGTCCGTCGAGTACGACCCGAACCGGTCGGCCCGCATCGCGCTGATCCACTACGCGGACGGCGAGAAGCGCTACATCATCGCGCCGAACGGTCTCGAGATCGGCCAGACGGTCGTCGCCGGCCCGACCGCCGACATCCTGACCGGGAACTCGCTTCCGCTGAAGTCGATCCCGCTCGGCACGGTCGTCCACAACGTCGAGCTGACGCCCGGAAAGGGCGGGCAGATGGTCCGGTCGGCCGGCGCGGGCGCCCAGGTCATGGCGAAGGAAGGCGAGCACTGCCTCCTCCGCATGCCCTCCGGCGAGCTCCGCAAGGTCCGCATCGGCTGCTATGCCACGATCGGGCAGGTCGGGAACCTCGAGCACGAGAACATCTCGATCGGCAAGGCGGGGCGGAACCGCTGGCTGGGGTGGAAGCCGCACAACCGCGGCGTCGCGATGAACCCGGTCGACCATCCGATGGGCGGCGGCGAGGGAAAGACGTCGGGCGGCCGGCACCCCTGCTCCCCGTGGGGCTGGAAGACCAAGGGCTCGAAGACCCGGAACAACAAGCGCACTGACAACATGATCGTCAAGCGCCGCAAGAAGTAA
- the rpsQ gene encoding 30S ribosomal protein S17: MTTETTPAAEKPAVRKSRKVGTVVSNKMEKTVVVEVTRLVKHGRYGKFMKKSARFLADDRVFACIPGDVVEIEETRPLSARKRWRVRAVVTAARREG; the protein is encoded by the coding sequence ATGACCACCGAGACCACACCCGCCGCGGAGAAGCCCGCGGTCCGCAAGAGCCGCAAGGTCGGCACGGTCGTCTCCAACAAGATGGAGAAGACCGTCGTCGTCGAGGTCACCCGCCTCGTCAAGCACGGCCGCTACGGGAAGTTCATGAAGAAGTCCGCCCGGTTCCTCGCCGACGACCGCGTCTTCGCGTGCATTCCCGGAGACGTCGTCGAGATCGAGGAGACGCGGCCCCTGTCCGCGCGCAAGCGCTGGCGCGTCCGCGCCGTCGTGACCGCGGCGCGGCGCGAAGGGTAG
- a CDS encoding type Z 30S ribosomal protein S14, whose product MARRSSIVKANRTPKFAIRAKNRCKICGRPRSYMRKFGTCRICFRNLALAGYVPGVTKASW is encoded by the coding sequence ATGGCTCGTCGCTCCTCAATCGTCAAGGCCAACAGGACGCCGAAGTTCGCGATCCGGGCGAAAAACCGCTGCAAGATCTGCGGCCGTCCCCGCTCGTACATGCGCAAGTTCGGCACCTGCCGCATCTGCTTCCGAAACCTCGCGCTCGCGGGCTACGTCCCGGGCGTGACCAAGGCGTCGTGGTGA
- the rplX gene encoding 50S ribosomal protein L24, translated as MTVRKGDDVVILTGKNRGAHGKVLRVVPAKGRVVVEGVNLIKRATRPNPQKNIKGGIVEKEAAIAISNVMLRDPETGKPTRVGVRVEGGERVRFARRSNATISSVVKKTGA; from the coding sequence ATCACCGTCCGGAAGGGTGACGACGTCGTCATCCTGACCGGCAAGAACCGGGGGGCGCACGGGAAAGTCCTGCGCGTCGTGCCGGCGAAGGGCCGGGTCGTGGTGGAGGGAGTGAACCTCATCAAGCGTGCCACGCGCCCGAACCCGCAGAAGAACATCAAGGGCGGGATCGTCGAGAAGGAAGCGGCCATCGCCATCTCGAACGTCATGCTCCGCGACCCGGAGACGGGCAAGCCGACCCGCGTCGGCGTGCGCGTCGAGGGGGGCGAGCGCGTGCGCTTCGCGCGCCGGAGCAACGCGACGATCTCTTCCGTTGTCAAGAAGACGGGAGCGTAA
- the rplE gene encoding 50S ribosomal protein L5, whose translation MTSRLNDKYRKDVVPVLKKEFGIDNEMAVPKIEKVVLNMGVGEAITNVKIVEAAAEELTKIAGQRAVITRARKSIATFKLRAGMPIGCRVTLRGERMYEFLDRLLNIALPRVRDFRGVPSRAFDGRGNYTLGIKDHLVFPEIDPGKVDKSKGLNVTIVTTAGSDDRARVLLRELGMPFGR comes from the coding sequence ATGACGTCGCGGCTCAACGACAAGTACCGCAAGGACGTCGTCCCGGTCCTGAAGAAGGAGTTCGGGATCGACAACGAGATGGCGGTTCCGAAGATCGAGAAGGTCGTCCTGAACATGGGCGTCGGTGAGGCGATCACGAACGTGAAGATCGTCGAAGCCGCCGCCGAGGAGCTGACCAAGATCGCAGGCCAGCGGGCCGTCATCACACGCGCCCGCAAGTCGATCGCGACCTTCAAGCTCCGCGCCGGCATGCCGATCGGCTGCCGGGTCACACTGCGCGGCGAGCGGATGTACGAGTTCCTCGACCGCCTTCTGAACATCGCCCTTCCGCGGGTGCGTGACTTCCGCGGCGTGCCCTCCAGGGCCTTCGACGGCCGCGGGAACTACACGCTCGGCATCAAGGACCACCTCGTCTTCCCGGAGATCGACCCGGGCAAGGTGGACAAGTCGAAGGGCCTCAACGTCACGATCGTGACGACGGCCGGCTCCGACGACAGGGCGCGAGTCCTGCTCCGCGAGCTGGGCATGCCGTTCGGGCGCTAG
- the rplP gene encoding 50S ribosomal protein L16, whose amino-acid sequence MLMPSKVKYRKQQKGRRRGTALRGGSLSFGEFGLQALEPGWLTARQIEAGRVAIQRHVKRGGKLWIRVFPDKPITKKPAETRMGKGKGAPEAWVSVIKPARILFEMEGVDEKTARDAFRLAADKIGIKTRFISRAFEEAVR is encoded by the coding sequence ATGTTGATGCCCTCCAAGGTCAAGTACAGAAAGCAGCAGAAGGGGCGCCGGCGGGGCACCGCCCTGCGCGGCGGGTCGCTCTCCTTCGGGGAGTTCGGCCTGCAGGCGCTCGAGCCGGGGTGGCTCACCGCGCGGCAGATCGAAGCCGGACGCGTCGCGATCCAGCGCCACGTCAAGCGTGGCGGAAAGCTCTGGATCCGCGTCTTCCCCGACAAGCCCATCACGAAGAAGCCCGCCGAGACCCGAATGGGGAAGGGCAAGGGTGCGCCGGAGGCCTGGGTCTCCGTCATCAAGCCCGCCCGGATCCTGTTCGAGATGGAAGGCGTGGACGAAAAGACCGCCCGGGACGCCTTCCGGCTCGCCGCCGACAAGATCGGCATCAAGACCCGGTTCATCTCGCGCGCATTCGAGGAGGCCGTGCGATGA
- the rplC gene encoding 50S ribosomal protein L3 codes for MITGILGRKIGMTQLFAADGTVVPVTVVEAGPCLVVQRKTKQNDGYDAVQLGLVGPRPSPRRLTKAARGHFEKAGVPPTRTVGEVRCEEGDPFAPGDKVLCDIFNPAEHVDVVGVSKGKGFQGVVKRHGFAGGVATHGSMFHRAPGSIGASAYPSRVYPGTRSSGRMGGKQITTKNLEVVKIDAENHLIYLRGAVPGARNTVIKIVKKAPRTQAA; via the coding sequence ATGATCACAGGGATTCTGGGGCGCAAGATCGGGATGACCCAGCTCTTCGCTGCCGACGGCACCGTGGTGCCGGTGACGGTGGTGGAGGCCGGGCCGTGCCTGGTCGTCCAGCGCAAGACCAAGCAGAACGACGGCTACGACGCGGTCCAGCTCGGGCTCGTCGGGCCCCGTCCGTCGCCCCGCCGCCTCACGAAGGCCGCCCGCGGCCACTTCGAGAAGGCCGGCGTCCCCCCGACCCGGACCGTCGGCGAGGTCCGGTGTGAGGAGGGGGACCCGTTCGCCCCGGGCGACAAGGTCCTCTGCGACATCTTCAACCCCGCCGAGCACGTCGACGTCGTCGGCGTCTCCAAGGGGAAGGGATTCCAGGGGGTCGTCAAGCGCCACGGCTTTGCCGGCGGCGTCGCGACTCACGGCTCGATGTTCCACCGAGCCCCCGGCTCGATCGGAGCCTCGGCGTACCCCTCCCGCGTCTACCCCGGGACCCGCTCGTCGGGCCGGATGGGCGGGAAGCAGATCACGACCAAGAACCTCGAGGTCGTCAAGATCGACGCCGAGAACCACCTGATCTACCTGAGGGGCGCGGTCCCCGGGGCCCGGAACACGGTCATCAAGATCGTGAAGAAGGCCCCGCGGACGCAGGCGGCTTGA
- the rpsC gene encoding 30S ribosomal protein S3, protein MGQKVHPYGFRIGYNRTWHSRWYAEKDYLRFLHDDLKLRAELKRDLANAAVSEVEIERGNKLKINIMTARPGVIIGKKGAAVDQLRDRLQRRLGKDIHVNIVEIQRPETDAQLVSESIAMQLERRVAFRRAMKKGMESAFRFGAQGIKIRCSGRLNGAEIARSEWYQEGRLPLHTLKADIDYGFAEARTTYGKIGVKCWIYKGDLHRAKSRRKVA, encoded by the coding sequence ATGGGTCAGAAGGTTCATCCGTACGGGTTCCGCATCGGCTACAACCGGACCTGGCACTCGCGCTGGTACGCCGAGAAGGACTACCTCCGCTTCCTCCACGACGACCTCAAGCTGAGGGCCGAGCTCAAGCGCGACCTCGCGAACGCGGCCGTCTCCGAGGTCGAGATCGAGCGCGGGAACAAGCTCAAGATCAACATCATGACCGCCCGCCCCGGCGTCATCATCGGGAAGAAGGGCGCGGCCGTCGACCAGCTCCGCGACCGTCTCCAGCGCCGGCTCGGCAAGGACATCCACGTCAACATCGTCGAGATCCAGCGCCCCGAGACGGACGCCCAGCTCGTCTCCGAGTCCATCGCGATGCAGCTCGAGCGGCGGGTCGCGTTCCGCCGGGCGATGAAGAAGGGGATGGAATCCGCCTTCCGCTTCGGTGCCCAGGGAATCAAGATCCGCTGCTCCGGCCGCCTCAACGGCGCCGAGATCGCGCGGTCGGAGTGGTACCAGGAGGGGCGCCTGCCGCTCCACACGCTCAAGGCCGACATCGACTACGGCTTCGCCGAGGCCCGCACGACGTACGGGAAGATCGGCGTCAAGTGCTGGATCTACAAGGGCGACCTCCACCGCGCGAAGTCGCGCCGGAAGGTCGCGTAA
- the rpsJ gene encoding 30S ribosomal protein S10, which translates to MGNDKIRIRLKGYDYRILDQSTLEIVDTARRSGAKVAGPIPLPTTISRWTVNRSPHVDKKSREQFEMRTHKRLLDIFEWTPQTVDALTKLELPAGVEVEIRTMGK; encoded by the coding sequence ATGGGCAACGACAAGATCCGCATCCGCCTCAAGGGGTACGACTACCGCATCCTCGACCAGTCGACGCTCGAAATCGTCGACACGGCGCGCCGTTCGGGCGCCAAGGTCGCCGGCCCCATCCCCCTGCCGACGACCATCTCGCGGTGGACGGTCAACCGCTCCCCGCACGTCGACAAGAAATCGCGTGAGCAGTTCGAGATGCGGACCCACAAGCGACTCCTCGACATCTTCGAGTGGACGCCGCAGACCGTCGACGCCCTCACCAAGCTGGAGCTCCCCGCCGGTGTGGAAGTCGAAATCCGCACCATGGGGAAGTAG
- the rplD gene encoding 50S ribosomal protein L4, with amino-acid sequence MPTIKKTAPSTSLTVPIRNLNAETVGEANLPEEIFGVPFRRHIVWEVVRAIRAREHAGTHKVKVRSEVSGSGKKPFKQKGTGRARQGGGRPPIHRHGGTVHGPVVRSYDLKVNVATKKAALRCVLSEKLRENQLFLLESLELPTHRTKDLAATMAKLGITGKALLLDRRENEKLAKAARNNPFLAVEDALGLDAYSALEAGAVILTEQALKTVTEVLG; translated from the coding sequence ATGCCGACCATCAAGAAGACGGCTCCCTCCACGAGCCTCACCGTCCCGATCCGGAACCTGAACGCCGAGACCGTCGGCGAGGCGAACCTCCCCGAGGAGATCTTCGGGGTTCCCTTCCGCCGCCACATCGTGTGGGAGGTCGTCCGGGCGATCCGCGCGCGCGAGCACGCGGGGACCCACAAGGTCAAGGTCCGCTCCGAGGTCTCCGGCTCGGGAAAGAAGCCTTTCAAGCAGAAGGGCACCGGCCGGGCCCGCCAGGGCGGCGGCCGTCCGCCGATCCACCGCCACGGCGGCACGGTGCACGGGCCGGTCGTCCGCTCCTACGACCTCAAGGTCAACGTCGCGACGAAGAAGGCGGCCCTGCGCTGCGTCCTGTCGGAGAAGCTCCGCGAGAACCAGCTCTTCCTCCTCGAGAGCCTCGAGCTCCCGACGCACCGGACGAAGGACCTCGCCGCGACGATGGCCAAGCTCGGCATCACCGGCAAGGCGCTCCTCCTGGACCGCCGCGAGAACGAGAAGCTCGCGAAGGCCGCGCGGAACAACCCCTTCCTGGCCGTGGAAGACGCTCTCGGCCTCGACGCCTACTCGGCGCTCGAGGCGGGGGCGGTCATCCTGACGGAGCAGGCACTCAAGACGGTCACCGAGGTGCTCGGATGA
- the rplN gene encoding 50S ribosomal protein L14 — protein MIQMGTILDVADNSGAKRLFCIRLKGGSVGQYGHLGDVITCAVRESAPDAPDAVKKGKVVKAVIVRTRREQRRRDGSYIRFDTNAAVLINNDKEPIGTRVFGPVARELRERKFMKIISLAPEVI, from the coding sequence ATGATTCAGATGGGGACGATCCTCGACGTCGCGGACAACTCCGGAGCCAAGCGCCTCTTCTGCATCCGCCTCAAGGGGGGATCCGTCGGGCAGTACGGGCACCTGGGAGACGTGATCACCTGTGCGGTGAGGGAGTCGGCTCCGGACGCGCCCGACGCCGTGAAGAAGGGGAAGGTCGTGAAGGCCGTCATCGTGCGCACGCGCCGCGAGCAGCGCCGCCGCGACGGCAGCTACATCCGGTTCGACACCAACGCGGCCGTTCTGATCAACAACGACAAAGAGCCGATCGGCACCCGCGTGTTCGGGCCGGTCGCGCGGGAGCTGCGCGAGAGGAAGTTCATGAAGATCATCTCGCTGGCTCCCGAGGTGATCTGA
- the rpsH gene encoding 30S ribosomal protein S8: MTDPIADLLTRVRNGLTSRHEKIDVPSSRLKIEIARILKDEGYLKNFKVLDDKGAGMLRLYLKYDDSGNPVIHGLTRVSRPGRRLYRGKDELPRVLGGLGIAIVSTSQGLLTGHDARKRGLGGEVVCSVW, translated from the coding sequence CTGACCGACCCCATCGCCGACCTCCTGACTCGCGTGCGCAACGGGCTGACCTCGCGCCACGAGAAGATCGACGTCCCGTCTTCACGCCTGAAGATCGAGATCGCCCGCATCCTCAAGGACGAGGGCTATCTCAAGAACTTCAAGGTCCTTGACGACAAGGGCGCCGGCATGCTCCGCCTCTATCTCAAGTACGACGACTCGGGCAATCCCGTCATCCACGGCCTGACGCGCGTCTCGCGCCCCGGCCGCCGTCTCTATCGCGGCAAGGACGAGCTCCCCCGCGTGCTGGGCGGGCTCGGGATCGCCATCGTCTCGACTTCACAGGGCCTCCTCACCGGCCACGACGCGCGCAAGCGCGGCCTGGGCGGAGAGGTCGTCTGCTCGGTCTGGTAG
- the fusA gene encoding elongation factor G — protein MARTHALENCRNIGIMAHIDAGKTTTTERILFYTGVSYKLGEVHEGTATMDWMVQEQERGITITSAATTCAWKGTRINIIDTPGHVDFTAEVERSLRVLDGAVAVFDAVSGVEPQSETVWRQADRYGVPRIAFVNKMDRVGADFDRCVEMMISKLGAKPVPIILPWGSAETFRGVIDLFDEIAYDFKDEALGAEFQTVEVPAEHRAELAAWREKAIEAIAETDDELMHKYLEGIIPSAAELKAALRRATIIGRLHPVVCGSAFKNKAVQQLLDAVIAYLPSPIDIPPIKGVDEDGKDTWRETKDDAPFAGLIFKIMTDPFVGQLAFFRVYSGHLDAGSGVYNATKQTNERVGRLLKMHANKREEIKEIWAGDIGAAVGLKNVVTGDTICEKKSVVVLEAMKFPEPVITLSIEPKTKVDQEKMGLALAKLMQEDPTFRVTTDKETNQTIIAGMGELHLEIIVDRLIREFNVGANVGKPQVAYRESIRKEAQAEGRFIRQTGGKGQYGHAKIRLRPHPEGKDYEFVNAIVGGVIPREFIKPIDQGIREAILTGVLAGYPTTQIQVELYDGSYHDVDSSEMAFKIAGSMAFQAAAKKADPALLEPMMAVEVVTPEDFMGDVIGDLNSRRGKINHMEPRVNFQVITASVPLSEMFGYSTTLRSLTQGRANYSMQFERYDEVPKAIAEGIIAKVSA, from the coding sequence ATGGCGAGAACGCACGCGCTCGAAAACTGCAGAAATATCGGCATCATGGCTCACATCGATGCCGGTAAGACGACGACTACGGAGAGGATCCTCTTCTACACCGGCGTCAGCTACAAGCTGGGTGAGGTCCACGAGGGCACTGCCACGATGGACTGGATGGTGCAGGAGCAGGAGCGCGGCATCACGATCACTTCGGCCGCCACGACCTGCGCCTGGAAGGGCACCCGGATCAACATCATCGACACGCCGGGGCACGTCGACTTCACCGCCGAGGTGGAGCGCTCGCTCCGCGTCCTCGACGGCGCGGTCGCGGTCTTCGACGCGGTGTCGGGCGTCGAGCCGCAGTCGGAGACGGTCTGGCGCCAGGCCGACCGCTACGGCGTTCCCCGCATCGCGTTCGTCAACAAGATGGACCGCGTCGGGGCCGACTTCGACCGCTGCGTCGAGATGATGATCTCCAAGCTCGGCGCCAAGCCGGTGCCGATCATCCTCCCGTGGGGCTCTGCCGAGACGTTCCGCGGCGTCATCGACCTGTTCGACGAGATCGCGTACGACTTCAAGGACGAGGCCCTCGGCGCCGAGTTCCAGACCGTCGAGGTCCCGGCCGAGCACCGCGCCGAACTCGCCGCCTGGCGCGAGAAGGCGATCGAGGCGATCGCCGAGACCGACGACGAACTGATGCACAAGTACCTCGAGGGGATCATCCCCTCGGCGGCGGAGCTCAAGGCCGCCCTCCGGCGGGCGACGATCATCGGGCGGCTCCACCCGGTCGTCTGCGGCTCCGCGTTCAAGAACAAGGCCGTCCAGCAGCTGCTCGACGCCGTCATCGCGTACCTCCCCTCTCCGATCGACATCCCGCCCATCAAGGGAGTCGACGAGGACGGCAAGGACACGTGGCGCGAGACGAAGGACGACGCCCCGTTCGCGGGCCTCATCTTCAAGATCATGACCGACCCCTTCGTCGGCCAGCTCGCCTTCTTCCGCGTCTACTCGGGGCACCTCGACGCCGGGTCCGGCGTCTACAACGCCACGAAGCAGACGAACGAGCGGGTCGGCCGTCTCCTCAAGATGCACGCGAACAAGCGCGAGGAGATCAAGGAGATCTGGGCGGGCGACATCGGCGCGGCGGTGGGCCTGAAGAACGTCGTCACGGGCGACACGATCTGCGAGAAGAAGTCCGTCGTCGTCCTCGAGGCGATGAAGTTCCCCGAGCCGGTCATCACCCTCTCGATCGAGCCGAAGACGAAGGTCGACCAGGAGAAGATGGGCCTCGCCCTCGCGAAGCTCATGCAGGAAGACCCGACGTTCCGGGTCACGACCGACAAGGAGACGAACCAGACGATCATCGCCGGGATGGGCGAGCTCCACCTCGAGATCATCGTCGACCGCCTGATCCGCGAGTTCAACGTCGGCGCGAACGTCGGCAAGCCCCAGGTCGCCTACCGCGAATCGATCCGCAAGGAGGCGCAGGCCGAAGGGCGCTTCATCCGCCAGACGGGCGGCAAGGGCCAGTACGGCCACGCGAAGATCCGGCTCCGGCCCCACCCGGAAGGGAAGGACTACGAGTTCGTCAACGCGATCGTCGGCGGCGTGATCCCGCGCGAGTTCATCAAGCCGATCGACCAGGGAATCCGGGAGGCGATCCTCACGGGGGTCCTCGCGGGCTATCCCACGACGCAGATCCAGGTCGAGCTCTACGACGGCTCGTACCACGACGTGGACTCCTCGGAGATGGCGTTCAAGATCGCCGGCTCCATGGCGTTCCAGGCCGCGGCAAAGAAGGCCGACCCGGCCCTCCTCGAGCCGATGATGGCCGTGGAGGTCGTCACGCCCGAGGACTTCATGGGCGACGTCATCGGGGACCTGAACTCGCGCCGCGGAAAGATCAACCACATGGAGCCGCGCGTGAACTTCCAGGTCATCACGGCGAGCGTCCCGCTCTCGGAGATGTTCGGCTATTCCACGACCCTGCGGTCCCTGACCCAGGGCCGGGCCAACTACAGCATGCAGTTCGAGCGCTACGACGAGGTCCCGAAGGCGATCGCCGAGGGAATCATCGCGAAGGTCTCAGCCTGA